The proteins below are encoded in one region of Drosophila santomea strain STO CAGO 1482 chromosome 3R, Prin_Dsan_1.1, whole genome shotgun sequence:
- the LOC120453207 gene encoding protein single-minded isoform X4 — MKEKSKNAARTRREKENTEFCELAKLLPLPATITSQLDKASVIRLTTSYLKMRQVFPDGLGEAWGSSPSMQRGATIKELGSHLLQTLDGFIFVVAPDGKIMYISETASVQLGLSQVELTGNSIFEYIHNYDQDEMNAILSLHPHINQHPAAFLNSLQLAQTHTPIGSPNGVQHPSAYDHDRGSHTIEIEKTFFLRMKCVLAKRNAGLTTSGFKVIHCSGYLKARIYPDRGDGQGSLIQNLGLVAVGHSLPSSAITEIKLHQNMFMFRAKLDMKLIFFDARVSQLTGYEPQDLIEKTLYQYIHAADIMAMRCSHQILLYKGQVTTKYYRFLTKGGGWVWVQSYATLVHNSRSSREVFIVSVNYVLSEREVKDLVLNEIQTGVVKREPISPAAQAAQAAQAAQAVQAAQAAQAAQAAQAAQAAQAAQAAQAAHAAQAVQAQVVVVPQQSVVVQPQCAGATGQPVGPGTPVSLALSASPKLDPYFEPELPLQPAVTPVPPTNNSSSSSNNNNGVWHHHHVQQQQQQQQQQQQQSGSMDHDSLSYTQLYPPLNDLVVSSSSSVGGGTASSAGGGSSASASSSGVYSTEMQYPDTTTGNLYYNNNNHYYYDYDATVDVATSMIRPFSANSNSCSSSSESERQLSTGNASIVNETSPSQTTYSDLSHNFELSYFSDNSSQQHQHQQQQQHLMEQQHLQYQYATW, encoded by the exons GCCTCGGCGAAGCCTGGGGCTCCTCGCCCTCCATGCAGCGCGGTGCCACCATCAAGGAGCTGGGCTCCCATCTGCTGCAGACGCTGGACGGATTCATCTTCGTGGTGGCTCCGGATGGCAAAATCATGTACATCTCGGAAACGGCCTCCGTGCAATTGGGGCTCAGTCAG GTTGAGCTGACGGGCAACTCGATATTCGAGTACATTCACAACTACGATCAGGACGAGATGAACGCCATTTTGTCGCTGCATCCGCACATCAACCAGCATCCA GCCGCCTTTCTCAACTCCCTACAGCTCGCCCAGACGCACACGCCCATCGGCAGTCCCAATGGCGTCCAGCACCCATCCGCCTACGACCACGATCGCGGATCGCACACCATCGAGATCGAGAAGACCTTCTTCCTGCGCATGAAGTGCGTCCTGGCCAAGAGGAACGCGGGCCTCACCACCTCCGGATTCAAG GTGATACACTGCTCCGGCTATCTGAAGGCTCGCATCTATCCCGATCGCGGGGATGGACAGGGCAGCCTCATCCAGAATCTCGGCCTGGTGGCCGTCGGTCACTCGCTGCCTTCATCCGCCATCACGGAAATCAAGCTGCACCAGAACATGTTCATGTTCCGGGCCAAGCTGGACATGAAGCTCATCTTCTTCGATGCACG CGTATCGCAGCTAACCGGATACGAGCCGCAGGACCTCATCGAGAAGACCCTGTATCAGTACATCCACGCCGCGGACATCATGGCCATGCGCTGCTCCCATCAAATCC TGCTGTACAAAGGACAAGTGACCACCAAGTACTACCGCTTCCTCACCAAAGGCGGCGGCTGGGTGTGGGTGCAGTCGTACGCGACCCTGGTGCACAACTCGCGATCCTCGCGAGAAGTGTTCATCGTGAGCGTGAACTACGTGCTGAGCGAACGAGAGGTGAAAGACTTGGTGCTGAACGAGATTCAGACGGGCGTTGTGAAGCGGGAGCCCATATCGCCGGCGGCCCAAGCGGCACAGGCGGCACAAGCGGCACAGGCGGTGCAGGCGGCACAGGCGGCACAGGCGGCACAGGCGGCACAGGCGGCACAGGCGGCTCAAGCGGCACAAGCGGCCCAGGCGGCACATGCGGCGCAAGCGGTGCAGGCccaggtggtggtggtgcccCAGCAGTCGGTGGTGGTGCAGCCGCAGTGCGCCGGAGCAACGGGTCAGCCGGTGGGTCCCGGAACGCCAGTTAGTCTGGCCCTCAGCGCGAGTCCCAAGCTGGATCCCTATTTCGAGCCGGAGTTGCCGCTGCAGCCGGCCGTTACGCCCGTGCCCCCAACGAATAACAGCAGTAGtagtagcaacaacaacaacggcgtGTGGCACCACCATCatgtgcaacagcagcagcagcagcagcagcagcagcaacagcagtccGGGAGCATGGACCACGACAGCCTGAGCTACACGCAGCTCTATCCGCCGCTGAACGACCTGGTGGTGAGCTCGAGCAGCAGTGTGGGTGGTGGCACCGCCTCCAGTGCGGGCGGTGGATCCAGTGCGTCGGCCTCGTCCTCCGGCGTTTACTCGACGGAGATGCAGTATCCGGACACGACCACCGGCAATCTGTActacaataacaacaatcaCTACTACTACGACTACGATGCCACGGTGGACGTGGCCACCTCGATGATACGGCCATTCTCGGCCAACTCGAATAGCTGCTCGAGCAGCTCGGAGAGCGAAAGGCAGCTGTCCACCGGGAATGCGTCCATTGTGAATGAGACATCGCCCTCGCAGACGACGTACAGCGATCTGAGCCACAACTTCGAGCTGAGCTACTTCTCCGACAACAGTtcgcagcagcatcagcaccagcagcagcagcagcatctgatggagcagcagcacctgCAATACCAATACGCCACCTGGTGA
- the LOC120453207 gene encoding protein single-minded isoform X3, translated as MDPKNIAKTCAMKEKSKNAARTRREKENTEFCELAKLLPLPATITSQLDKASVIRLTTSYLKMRQVFPDGLGEAWGSSPSMQRGATIKELGSHLLQTLDGFIFVVAPDGKIMYISETASVQLGLSQVELTGNSIFEYIHNYDQDEMNAILSLHPHINQHPAAFLNSLQLAQTHTPIGSPNGVQHPSAYDHDRGSHTIEIEKTFFLRMKCVLAKRNAGLTTSGFKVIHCSGYLKARIYPDRGDGQGSLIQNLGLVAVGHSLPSSAITEIKLHQNMFMFRAKLDMKLIFFDARVSQLTGYEPQDLIEKTLYQYIHAADIMAMRCSHQILLYKGQVTTKYYRFLTKGGGWVWVQSYATLVHNSRSSREVFIVSVNYVLSEREVKDLVLNEIQTGVVKREPISPAAQAAQAAQAAQAVQAAQAAQAAQAAQAAQAAQAAQAAQAAHAAQAVQAQVVVVPQQSVVVQPQCAGATGQPVGPGTPVSLALSASPKLDPYFEPELPLQPAVTPVPPTNNSSSSSNNNNGVWHHHHVQQQQQQQQQQQQQSGSMDHDSLSYTQLYPPLNDLVVSSSSSVGGGTASSAGGGSSASASSSGVYSTEMQYPDTTTGNLYYNNNNHYYYDYDATVDVATSMIRPFSANSNSCSSSSESERQLSTGNASIVNETSPSQTTYSDLSHNFELSYFSDNSSQQHQHQQQQQHLMEQQHLQYQYATW; from the exons GCCTCGGCGAAGCCTGGGGCTCCTCGCCCTCCATGCAGCGCGGTGCCACCATCAAGGAGCTGGGCTCCCATCTGCTGCAGACGCTGGACGGATTCATCTTCGTGGTGGCTCCGGATGGCAAAATCATGTACATCTCGGAAACGGCCTCCGTGCAATTGGGGCTCAGTCAG GTTGAGCTGACGGGCAACTCGATATTCGAGTACATTCACAACTACGATCAGGACGAGATGAACGCCATTTTGTCGCTGCATCCGCACATCAACCAGCATCCA GCCGCCTTTCTCAACTCCCTACAGCTCGCCCAGACGCACACGCCCATCGGCAGTCCCAATGGCGTCCAGCACCCATCCGCCTACGACCACGATCGCGGATCGCACACCATCGAGATCGAGAAGACCTTCTTCCTGCGCATGAAGTGCGTCCTGGCCAAGAGGAACGCGGGCCTCACCACCTCCGGATTCAAG GTGATACACTGCTCCGGCTATCTGAAGGCTCGCATCTATCCCGATCGCGGGGATGGACAGGGCAGCCTCATCCAGAATCTCGGCCTGGTGGCCGTCGGTCACTCGCTGCCTTCATCCGCCATCACGGAAATCAAGCTGCACCAGAACATGTTCATGTTCCGGGCCAAGCTGGACATGAAGCTCATCTTCTTCGATGCACG CGTATCGCAGCTAACCGGATACGAGCCGCAGGACCTCATCGAGAAGACCCTGTATCAGTACATCCACGCCGCGGACATCATGGCCATGCGCTGCTCCCATCAAATCC TGCTGTACAAAGGACAAGTGACCACCAAGTACTACCGCTTCCTCACCAAAGGCGGCGGCTGGGTGTGGGTGCAGTCGTACGCGACCCTGGTGCACAACTCGCGATCCTCGCGAGAAGTGTTCATCGTGAGCGTGAACTACGTGCTGAGCGAACGAGAGGTGAAAGACTTGGTGCTGAACGAGATTCAGACGGGCGTTGTGAAGCGGGAGCCCATATCGCCGGCGGCCCAAGCGGCACAGGCGGCACAAGCGGCACAGGCGGTGCAGGCGGCACAGGCGGCACAGGCGGCACAGGCGGCACAGGCGGCACAGGCGGCTCAAGCGGCACAAGCGGCCCAGGCGGCACATGCGGCGCAAGCGGTGCAGGCccaggtggtggtggtgcccCAGCAGTCGGTGGTGGTGCAGCCGCAGTGCGCCGGAGCAACGGGTCAGCCGGTGGGTCCCGGAACGCCAGTTAGTCTGGCCCTCAGCGCGAGTCCCAAGCTGGATCCCTATTTCGAGCCGGAGTTGCCGCTGCAGCCGGCCGTTACGCCCGTGCCCCCAACGAATAACAGCAGTAGtagtagcaacaacaacaacggcgtGTGGCACCACCATCatgtgcaacagcagcagcagcagcagcagcagcagcaacagcagtccGGGAGCATGGACCACGACAGCCTGAGCTACACGCAGCTCTATCCGCCGCTGAACGACCTGGTGGTGAGCTCGAGCAGCAGTGTGGGTGGTGGCACCGCCTCCAGTGCGGGCGGTGGATCCAGTGCGTCGGCCTCGTCCTCCGGCGTTTACTCGACGGAGATGCAGTATCCGGACACGACCACCGGCAATCTGTActacaataacaacaatcaCTACTACTACGACTACGATGCCACGGTGGACGTGGCCACCTCGATGATACGGCCATTCTCGGCCAACTCGAATAGCTGCTCGAGCAGCTCGGAGAGCGAAAGGCAGCTGTCCACCGGGAATGCGTCCATTGTGAATGAGACATCGCCCTCGCAGACGACGTACAGCGATCTGAGCCACAACTTCGAGCTGAGCTACTTCTCCGACAACAGTtcgcagcagcatcagcaccagcagcagcagcagcatctgatggagcagcagcacctgCAATACCAATACGCCACCTGGTGA
- the LOC120452191 gene encoding uncharacterized protein LOC120452191 yields the protein MRAHSSAFVAVAFLLLTAITHSTELLDDFEVPEEITTLHANKEMLGPVNLKRIEGRTRQRSALSFEGKNRTGKMVENYCCFWIYQAHPPIPHTWKHMAEYPFDFQFNGEFVRNQRHNGVEVPTAEDGDKGSAAI from the exons ATGAGAGCACACTCCTCTGCATTTG TTGCGGTGGCATTTCTTTTGCTGACGGCCATCACTCATTCGACGGAGCTTCTTGATGACTTCGAAGTCCCCGAGGAAATAACCACACTACATGCTAATAAGGAAATGCTTGGTCCTGTGAATCTGAAGCGCATCGAGGGGAGAACTCGACAAAGGAGCGCACTTTCGTTTGAGGGGAAAAACAGGACGGGCAAAATGGTCGAAAACTATTGCTGCTTCTGGATATACCAGGCGCATCCGCCCATTCCGCACACCTGGAAACACATGGCCGAGTATCCTTTCGACTTTCAGTTCAATGGAGAGTTTGTGCGGAACCAACGACACAATGGAGTCGAAGTACCTACAGCTGAGGATGGCGATAAGGGCAGCGCAGCCATTTAA
- the LOC120451193 gene encoding E3 ubiquitin-protein ligase RNF125: MPQISSSEDKRNPKSFNEGGGDSGDGEEPWMDKYTYYVCLVCMQTAESPRVSFCGHHFCAKCICNWIKTREYQAKCPYCQSLIGENTLITIRHTHQANTMESSSSCRSLGEQRRLMGMRSDYISELIILPEAGMFTRGHIRYPVDPMPRIKPLPPQMLQQWSRLSIERKFVSPSLHQRFITFAIFLFMFAMYQHMARVPA; encoded by the coding sequence ATGCCACAAATAAGTAGTTCGGAGGACAAGCGAAACCCGAAGAGTTTCAACGAAGGCGGTGGCGACAGCGGCGACGGAGAGGAGCCCTGGATGGACAAGTACACCTACTACGTCTGCCTGGTGTGCATGCAAACTGCCGAGTCGCCGAGGGTGAGCTTCTGCGGCCACCACTTCTGCGCCAAGTGCATTTGCAACTGGATCAAGACGCGGGAATACCAAGCCAAGTGCCCCTACTGCCAGTCGCTGATCGGCGAGAACACCCTCATCACCATACGCCATACGCACCAAGCGAACACGATGGAGAGCTCCAGTTCGTGCAGATCCCTTGGCGAGCAGCGCCGCCTGATGGGCATGCGCAGCGACTACATCAGCGAGCTGATCATTCTGCCGGAGGCCGGCATGTTCACTCGCGGCCACATTAGGTATCCGGTGGACCCTATGCCCAGGATCAAGCCCCTGCCGCCCCAGATGCTCCAGCAGTGGTCGCGTCTTTCCATTGAGCGCAAGTTCGTCTCCCCCTCGCTGCACCAGCGCTTCATTACCTTCGCAATCTTTCTCTTTATGTTCGCCATGTACCAGCACATGGCACGTGTACCTGCCTAA